A window of the Deltaproteobacteria bacterium genome harbors these coding sequences:
- a CDS encoding branched-chain amino acid transaminase, producing the protein MAVRSEKIWVDGEMVNWDDARFHVMSHALHYGTAYFEGIRCYALDDARSAVFRLAEHLRRLRDSGHILGTPLPYGIDEMTEAVLEVIRVNRLKECYIRPLAFVGDGEMGLYALNNPVRVIVAAWAWGAYLGDEGLKQGIRAKVSSYTRHHVNVMMTNSKVSGNYVNSVLAKHEVKLAGYDEAIMLDPEGCVSEASGENLFIVKDGQLRTAPVTSILPGINRASVIELARAKGYQVIEERFARDALYIADEAFLTGTAAEVTPIREVDDRTIGEGKPGPVTLDLQQAFFDVIRGRTEGYHHWLTFV; encoded by the coding sequence ATGGCCGTGAGGAGCGAGAAGATCTGGGTGGACGGCGAGATGGTGAACTGGGATGACGCCAGGTTCCACGTCATGAGCCACGCGCTCCATTACGGCACCGCGTACTTCGAGGGGATTCGCTGCTACGCGCTGGACGACGCGCGTTCGGCCGTCTTCCGCTTGGCCGAGCACCTGCGTCGGCTGCGGGATTCCGGTCACATCCTGGGCACGCCGCTGCCCTACGGCATCGACGAGATGACCGAGGCGGTGCTGGAAGTGATCCGGGTGAACCGCTTGAAGGAGTGCTACATCCGGCCGCTGGCTTTCGTGGGCGACGGCGAGATGGGGTTGTACGCGCTCAACAACCCCGTGCGGGTGATCGTGGCGGCGTGGGCCTGGGGCGCCTACCTGGGCGACGAGGGGCTCAAACAGGGTATCCGCGCCAAGGTCTCTTCCTACACGCGCCACCACGTCAACGTGATGATGACCAACAGCAAGGTTTCGGGCAACTACGTCAACTCCGTGCTGGCCAAGCACGAGGTCAAGCTCGCGGGCTACGACGAAGCCATCATGCTCGACCCCGAGGGGTGCGTCTCCGAGGCCAGCGGCGAGAATCTGTTCATCGTGAAGGACGGGCAGCTCAGGACCGCGCCCGTGACCTCCATCCTTCCGGGCATCAACCGGGCCAGCGTCATCGAGTTGGCGCGCGCCAAGGGGTACCAGGTGATCGAGGAACGTTTCGCCCGCGATGCCCTCTACATCGCCGACGAGGCGTTCCTCACGGGCACGGCCGCGGAGGTGACGCCGATCCGGGAGGTGGACGACCGCACCATCGGCGAGGGCAAGCCGGGACCCGTGACCCTGGACCTGCAGCAGGCCTTCTTCGACGTCATCCGCGGCCGCACCGAAGGCTACCATCACTGGCTGACGTTCGTGTGA
- a CDS encoding lipoate--protein ligase family protein: MQCLDLTLPTPEENLACDEALLDECEAGADREVLRFWESPRPFVVLGMASRREREVRLAACAARGIPVLRRCSGGGTVVQGPGCLSYTLVLRIAGNGLLEHIDSTNAFVMERHRRALAEATGLPILRQGATDLAVGQRKFSGNAQRRRRRCLLFHGTFLLDFPIPLVEELLPYPPRAPDYRGRRSHRAFLANLGVPASRMKDLLRRAWNATQGGDVPGEAIASLVARRYSDRSWNERC, encoded by the coding sequence ATGCAATGTCTCGATCTGACGCTCCCCACCCCCGAAGAAAACCTGGCGTGCGACGAGGCGTTGCTCGACGAATGCGAGGCCGGTGCGGATCGGGAGGTGCTCCGGTTCTGGGAGTCCCCCCGGCCCTTCGTGGTCCTGGGCATGGCCAGCCGGCGCGAGCGGGAAGTCCGCCTGGCCGCGTGCGCGGCCCGCGGCATCCCGGTCCTGCGGCGTTGCAGCGGCGGCGGCACCGTGGTCCAGGGGCCGGGCTGCCTGAGCTACACCCTGGTGCTGCGGATCGCCGGCAACGGCCTGCTGGAACACATCGATTCCACCAATGCGTTCGTCATGGAACGGCACCGGCGCGCGCTGGCCGAAGCCACCGGCCTGCCGATCCTGCGGCAAGGCGCCACCGACCTGGCGGTGGGGCAGCGGAAGTTTTCCGGCAACGCGCAACGGCGCCGGCGCCGCTGCCTGTTGTTCCACGGCACCTTCCTGCTGGATTTCCCGATCCCGTTGGTGGAAGAGCTGCTGCCGTATCCGCCCAGGGCGCCCGACTACCGCGGACGCCGTTCCCACCGCGCCTTCCTCGCCAACCTGGGCGTTCCGGCATCGCGCATGAAGGACCTGCTGCGGCGCGCCTGGAACGCCACGCAAGGCGGCGACGTCCCGGGCGAGGCCATCGCCTCGCTGGTGGCGCGCCGGTATTCCGATCGAAGCTGGAACGAGCGCTGTTGA
- the aceE gene encoding pyruvate dehydrogenase (acetyl-transferring), homodimeric type — MLDSLESLLGEVVREGPKQVDAMMAQLLTRIRERQQVPVASLNTPYLNTIPREQEPPYPGDRRIERQVKSYVRWNAMAMVVKANRFQPGIGGHISTYASAANLYEVALNHFLRGGDDGAPGDLVYFQGHASPGNYARAYVEHRMSARKLHLFRQELAKGGGLPSYPHPHLMPDFWQFPSVSMGLAPIMSIYQARFARYLSTRGMLAREPRVWCFVGDGESDEPEATGALSLASRENLDNLVWVVNCNLQRLDGPVRGNGKIIQELEAVFRGAGWNVIKVIWGSDWDPLLAADTKGLLAERMEQAVDGDYQKYVVAPGSYTRKHFFGTHPELLEMVNHLSDDDIRRLARGGHDPQKVYAAYAAALRHEGGPTVILAKTVKGYGLGEAGEGRNITHQQKALNEKELRDFRTRFGVPLPDEDVVETPFYRPPLDSEETRYLLERRKSLGGFLPARAAKTEALAVPGAATYEEFHKGSAETRVSTTMALARLLSKLLRDPGIGKNVVPIIPDEARTFGMDALFRQVGIYSPKGQLYEPVDRETLLFYQEAKDGQLLEEGISEAGAMSSFIAAGTAHANYGAPMIPFYTFYSMFGFQRIGDLMWAAADSRARGFLLGATAGRTTLNGEGLQHADGHSHVLASTVPALLTYDPAFAYEVAVIVQDGLRRMYQRREDVFYYLTLYNENLEMPAMPAGVEEGIVKGLYKFRRSESGHKQRAHLLGSGPLLFEALRAQQILEERYGVAADVWSATSYNLLRRDAHAVQRWNLLHPAEEPRKSYVESLLEPETGVFVAVSDYMKIVPDQIAPWVPGGLVTLGTDGFGRSDTRARLRRYFEVDAESVVIATLHALARKGKIDKTVVERALRELRYNPSKPHPGMAI; from the coding sequence CTGCTGGATTCCCTCGAATCCTTGCTCGGGGAGGTCGTGCGCGAAGGGCCCAAGCAGGTCGACGCCATGATGGCGCAACTGTTGACGCGCATCCGCGAGCGCCAGCAGGTCCCCGTGGCGAGCCTCAACACGCCGTATCTCAACACTATCCCGAGGGAACAGGAACCGCCGTATCCCGGCGACCGCCGCATCGAGCGTCAGGTGAAGAGCTACGTGCGCTGGAACGCCATGGCCATGGTGGTCAAGGCCAACCGCTTCCAGCCGGGCATCGGTGGGCACATCTCCACCTATGCCTCCGCGGCCAACCTCTACGAGGTCGCCCTGAACCACTTCCTGCGCGGCGGTGACGACGGCGCTCCCGGCGACCTGGTCTATTTCCAGGGCCACGCGTCACCGGGCAACTATGCGCGCGCCTACGTGGAACACCGCATGAGCGCGCGCAAGCTCCACCTCTTCCGGCAGGAATTGGCCAAGGGAGGCGGACTGCCGTCCTACCCGCACCCGCATCTCATGCCCGACTTCTGGCAGTTTCCGTCGGTGTCCATGGGGCTGGCGCCCATCATGTCCATCTACCAGGCGCGCTTCGCCCGCTACCTGAGCACCCGAGGAATGCTGGCGCGGGAGCCGCGGGTGTGGTGTTTCGTGGGCGACGGCGAGTCCGACGAGCCCGAGGCCACCGGTGCCCTCTCGCTGGCGTCGCGCGAGAACCTGGACAACCTCGTCTGGGTCGTCAACTGCAATCTGCAGCGGCTGGACGGCCCCGTGCGCGGCAACGGCAAGATCATCCAGGAGCTGGAGGCCGTGTTCCGCGGCGCCGGCTGGAACGTGATCAAGGTGATCTGGGGCTCGGACTGGGACCCGCTGCTCGCCGCCGACACCAAGGGGCTCTTGGCGGAACGGATGGAGCAGGCGGTGGACGGCGACTACCAGAAGTACGTGGTGGCGCCCGGCAGCTACACGCGGAAGCACTTCTTCGGCACCCATCCCGAGCTGCTCGAGATGGTCAACCATCTCAGCGACGACGACATCCGCCGTCTGGCCCGGGGCGGGCACGATCCGCAGAAGGTGTACGCGGCGTACGCCGCCGCCCTGCGCCACGAAGGCGGGCCCACGGTGATCCTGGCGAAGACGGTGAAGGGCTACGGCCTCGGCGAGGCGGGCGAGGGGCGCAACATCACCCACCAGCAGAAGGCGCTCAACGAGAAGGAGCTGCGCGACTTCCGCACGCGCTTCGGCGTGCCGCTGCCGGACGAGGACGTGGTGGAGACGCCGTTCTATCGTCCGCCCCTCGACAGCGAAGAGACCCGCTATCTGCTGGAGCGGCGCAAGAGCCTGGGAGGGTTCCTGCCCGCGCGCGCGGCCAAGACGGAGGCGTTGGCGGTACCGGGGGCGGCGACCTACGAGGAGTTCCACAAGGGTTCCGCCGAGACCCGCGTTTCCACCACCATGGCCCTCGCGCGGCTCCTGAGCAAGCTCCTGCGCGATCCCGGCATCGGCAAGAACGTCGTGCCCATCATCCCGGACGAGGCGCGCACCTTCGGTATGGACGCGCTCTTCCGCCAGGTGGGCATCTATTCGCCCAAGGGCCAGCTCTACGAGCCCGTGGACCGCGAGACGCTGCTGTTCTACCAGGAGGCGAAGGACGGGCAGCTTCTCGAGGAGGGGATCAGCGAGGCCGGGGCCATGTCCTCCTTCATCGCCGCGGGGACGGCCCACGCCAATTACGGCGCGCCCATGATCCCGTTCTACACGTTCTATTCGATGTTCGGCTTCCAGCGCATCGGCGACCTCATGTGGGCCGCGGCGGACAGCCGCGCCAGGGGATTCCTGCTCGGCGCCACCGCCGGGCGCACGACGCTCAACGGGGAGGGCCTGCAGCACGCGGACGGTCACAGCCACGTGCTGGCCAGCACCGTTCCCGCGTTGCTCACGTACGATCCGGCCTTCGCCTACGAGGTGGCGGTCATCGTCCAGGACGGCCTCCGGCGTATGTACCAGCGGCGCGAGGACGTCTTTTACTACCTCACGCTGTACAACGAGAACCTCGAGATGCCGGCCATGCCCGCGGGGGTGGAGGAAGGCATCGTCAAGGGGCTCTACAAGTTCAGGCGCTCCGAGTCCGGCCACAAGCAGCGCGCGCACCTGCTGGGCAGCGGTCCGCTGCTGTTCGAGGCGTTGCGCGCCCAGCAGATCCTCGAAGAACGCTACGGCGTCGCCGCGGACGTGTGGAGCGCCACGAGCTACAACCTGCTGCGCCGGGACGCCCACGCGGTCCAGCGCTGGAACCTCCTCCACCCTGCGGAGGAGCCGCGCAAGTCCTACGTGGAATCGCTGCTGGAGCCCGAGACCGGGGTCTTCGTGGCGGTCTCGGACTACATGAAGATCGTGCCCGACCAGATCGCGCCGTGGGTGCCCGGCGGACTGGTCACCCTGGGGACGGACGGCTTCGGGCGGAGTGACACGCGCGCGCGGTTGCGCCGCTACTTCGAGGTGGACGCCGAGTCGGTGGTCATCGCCACGCTGCACGCCCTGGCCCGCAAGGGCAAGATCGACAAGACGGTGGTGGAAAGGGCCTTGCGCGAGCTGCGCTACAATCCGTCCAAGCCGCATCCCGGAATGGCAATCTAG
- a CDS encoding 2-oxo acid dehydrogenase subunit E2, translating to MDVTLPKLAEGADSGTVVNVLVAEGEQVQLDQTLLELENEKAVAPIPSPGAGTVARVHVLVGQVVSVGQVLVTIDDGAAATPRPPRVVPAAEVPASAAAPAPAPAAETDAPAAAAPDAQLHASSSGAPPPTAPAIRKIARELGIDLARVRGSQRGGRIVMADVRAYIQGLQEMALKPPAPAGAPRGDALQTLDLAKWGPSRRERMSPLRRTIAQRMTESWTTVPHVTQFDDADITDLMALRKQHARAYEKAGARLTLTSFAIKASVSALEKYPAFKTSIDYQALEIVARDYVHIGVAVDTEAGLFAPVIRDVDKKNLLELSRELDELAERTRQRKLSADEMQGATFTISNLGSIGGAHFTPIVNSPQVAVLGMGRGVLRPVVREKKVTPRLVLPLALSYDHRVIDGADGARFLREIVRFLEEYTEQDID from the coding sequence ATGGACGTAACGCTTCCCAAACTGGCCGAAGGGGCGGACTCCGGCACCGTGGTCAACGTCCTGGTCGCCGAAGGCGAGCAGGTTCAACTGGACCAGACCCTGCTGGAACTCGAGAACGAAAAGGCGGTGGCCCCCATCCCGTCCCCAGGCGCGGGCACGGTGGCGCGGGTCCACGTCCTGGTGGGCCAGGTCGTTTCGGTGGGTCAGGTGCTGGTGACCATCGACGACGGAGCGGCGGCCACGCCGCGGCCGCCGCGAGTGGTGCCGGCGGCGGAAGTGCCCGCCTCCGCGGCAGCGCCGGCCCCGGCACCCGCCGCCGAGACGGACGCTCCGGCCGCGGCCGCACCGGATGCGCAACTCCATGCTTCCAGCAGCGGCGCGCCGCCGCCGACCGCGCCCGCGATCCGCAAGATCGCGCGCGAGCTGGGCATCGATCTCGCGCGGGTGCGGGGCAGCCAGCGCGGCGGGCGCATCGTCATGGCGGATGTCCGCGCCTACATCCAGGGGCTTCAGGAAATGGCGCTCAAGCCCCCGGCGCCGGCCGGTGCGCCCCGGGGCGACGCTTTGCAGACCCTGGACCTCGCCAAGTGGGGGCCGAGCAGGCGCGAACGCATGTCGCCGCTGCGGCGCACCATCGCGCAACGCATGACCGAGTCCTGGACCACGGTGCCGCACGTCACCCAGTTCGACGACGCCGACATCACCGACCTCATGGCTCTTCGGAAGCAGCACGCGCGCGCCTACGAGAAGGCGGGCGCCCGGCTGACGCTGACTTCTTTCGCCATCAAGGCGTCGGTGTCCGCGCTGGAGAAGTATCCCGCCTTCAAGACCAGCATCGACTACCAGGCGCTGGAGATCGTCGCCCGCGACTACGTCCACATCGGCGTGGCGGTGGATACCGAGGCGGGGCTCTTCGCCCCGGTAATCCGCGACGTGGACAAGAAGAACCTGCTGGAGTTGTCCAGGGAGCTTGACGAGTTGGCCGAGAGGACCCGGCAGCGCAAGCTGTCGGCGGACGAGATGCAGGGGGCGACCTTCACCATCTCGAATCTCGGAAGCATCGGGGGAGCCCACTTTACGCCCATCGTCAACAGCCCGCAGGTGGCGGTGCTGGGAATGGGACGGGGAGTGCTCCGTCCGGTGGTGCGGGAGAAGAAGGTGACGCCGCGGCTGGTGCTGCCGCTGGCGCTCTCCTACGACCACCGGGTCATCGACGGCGCCGACGGCGCGCGCTTCCTGCGCGAGATCGTGCGCTTCCTGGAAGAATACACCGAACAAGACATCGACTAG
- the lpdA gene encoding dihydrolipoyl dehydrogenase — METIQTEIVVVGAGPGGYAAAFYAADLGKKVLLVERDERLGGVCLNRGCIPSKALLHATHVIDEAELSAERGVTFGKPKVKLDKLREWKESIIDKLAQGLEGLCARRGVKRLHGRGHFEDSRTLRVETAEGQQFINYDKAIIAVGSKPAMPAAFDLGNRRIMTSTEALELEDVPGRLLVVGGGYIGMELGMVYARLGSEIVMVEALDHLLSGVDPDLVRPVAKVAASVFKEVRLKTKVLRMATSGRKIKVAMEVNGNTREETYDRVLVSVGRTPSYEDLGLENTAVRIGANGFIDCNDEQQTGDPAIYAIGDANGGALLAHRATKEARVAVEVITGESSTIADVVIPAVVFTDPEVAWCGLTEQEAKAGDVPVEIVKFPWGASGRALTLNRPEGLTKLVLEPETERILGVGISGASAGELIGEGVLAVEMGATAKDLAESVHPHPTLSETLMECAEAFYGTATHTVPRKRPRTARTAARQAS, encoded by the coding sequence GTGGAAACCATCCAAACGGAAATCGTCGTCGTGGGCGCCGGCCCGGGAGGCTATGCCGCGGCGTTCTATGCGGCGGACCTGGGCAAGAAGGTGCTTCTGGTGGAGCGGGACGAGCGCCTGGGCGGCGTGTGCCTCAATCGCGGCTGCATCCCCTCCAAGGCGTTGCTGCACGCCACGCACGTCATCGACGAGGCGGAGCTGTCGGCGGAACGCGGCGTGACTTTCGGCAAGCCCAAGGTCAAGCTCGACAAGCTGCGGGAGTGGAAAGAGTCCATCATCGACAAGCTGGCCCAGGGACTGGAAGGCCTGTGCGCCCGCCGCGGGGTCAAGCGCCTTCACGGCCGCGGCCACTTCGAGGACTCCCGCACCCTGCGGGTGGAGACCGCCGAAGGACAGCAGTTCATCAACTACGACAAGGCCATCATCGCGGTGGGCTCCAAGCCGGCCATGCCGGCCGCCTTCGATCTCGGAAACCGCCGGATCATGACCTCCACCGAGGCGCTGGAGCTGGAGGACGTGCCCGGCCGCTTGCTGGTGGTGGGCGGCGGCTACATCGGCATGGAGCTGGGCATGGTGTATGCCCGGCTGGGCAGCGAGATCGTCATGGTGGAGGCGCTGGACCACCTGCTGTCCGGCGTGGACCCGGACCTCGTGCGGCCAGTGGCCAAGGTGGCCGCGTCGGTGTTCAAGGAGGTCCGTCTCAAGACCAAGGTGCTGCGCATGGCCACCAGCGGCAGGAAGATCAAGGTGGCCATGGAGGTCAACGGCAACACCCGCGAGGAGACCTACGACCGGGTGCTCGTCAGCGTCGGGCGCACGCCGAGCTACGAGGACCTGGGCCTTGAAAACACCGCGGTGAGGATCGGGGCCAACGGTTTCATCGATTGCAACGACGAGCAGCAGACCGGGGACCCGGCCATCTACGCCATCGGCGACGCCAACGGCGGCGCGTTGCTGGCGCACCGCGCCACCAAGGAGGCGCGGGTGGCGGTGGAGGTCATCACCGGCGAATCGAGCACCATCGCGGACGTGGTCATCCCGGCGGTTGTCTTTACCGACCCGGAGGTGGCGTGGTGCGGCCTGACGGAACAGGAAGCCAAGGCCGGGGACGTACCCGTGGAGATCGTGAAGTTTCCCTGGGGCGCTTCCGGGCGGGCGCTCACCCTGAACCGTCCCGAGGGCCTCACCAAGCTGGTGCTCGAACCCGAGACGGAGCGCATCCTCGGCGTGGGCATCTCCGGCGCCAGCGCCGGTGAGCTGATCGGCGAAGGCGTGCTCGCCGTCGAGATGGGGGCCACCGCCAAGGACCTGGCGGAGTCCGTGCATCCCCATCCGACGCTGTCCGAGACCCTGATGGAATGCGCCGAAGCGTTCTACGGCACCGCCACCCACACGGTGCCGCGCAAGCGCCCCCGAACCGCCAGGACGGCCGCCCGACAGGCCTCCTAG
- the lipB gene encoding lipoyl(octanoyl) transferase LipB: MSKSLHVVDLRRLEYEAALAVQHRILERKTRAAGDDCLILVEHPHVFTTGRRDARAHVLDAGAVPVLATSRGGDVTYHGPGQLVVYPIIDLESKQRRAVHRYLAGLEQAIIDVLASFGLDAGPRPPWTGVWIDTRKICAIGIAVKRGVTYHGAALNVAPDLDYFRRIVPCGLDWAEVTSIEREAHRPVAMDEVKALVVRSFCRNFGYDEVVRDEGGAGPAGDAGPERERGTDAAAISGTNRR; the protein is encoded by the coding sequence ATGTCCAAATCGCTCCATGTCGTCGACCTGCGGCGCCTCGAATACGAGGCGGCGCTGGCGGTGCAACACCGGATTCTCGAACGCAAGACCCGCGCGGCCGGGGACGACTGCCTGATCCTGGTCGAGCATCCGCATGTCTTCACCACCGGCCGGCGCGACGCGCGGGCGCATGTCCTAGACGCCGGCGCGGTTCCCGTGCTCGCCACGAGCCGCGGCGGCGACGTCACCTACCACGGGCCGGGGCAGCTCGTCGTCTATCCCATTATCGATCTCGAGTCGAAGCAGCGCCGCGCCGTCCACCGTTACCTGGCCGGACTCGAACAGGCGATCATCGACGTCCTGGCGTCCTTCGGCCTGGACGCTGGTCCCCGTCCGCCGTGGACCGGTGTATGGATCGACACGCGCAAGATCTGCGCCATCGGCATCGCCGTCAAGCGGGGCGTCACGTATCACGGCGCCGCCCTCAACGTGGCGCCCGACCTGGACTACTTCCGCAGGATCGTCCCTTGCGGGCTGGACTGGGCCGAGGTGACCTCCATCGAGCGGGAGGCGCACCGGCCCGTTGCCATGGATGAAGTCAAGGCCCTGGTGGTGCGGAGCTTCTGCCGCAACTTCGGGTACGACGAGGTGGTTCGGGACGAGGGTGGTGCGGGGCCGGCCGGGGACGCCGGCCCGGAGAGGGAACGCGGTACGGACGCCGCGGCTATTTCTGGAACCAATCGGCGTTGA
- a CDS encoding cold shock domain-containing protein: MTGTIRKILRDKGFGFIEPDDGGDDVFFHRGSSAPRVQFEDFSEGDGVQFQTRSGDKGPVAFGMKLR, from the coding sequence GTGACGGGAACCATCAGGAAGATCCTCAGGGACAAGGGATTCGGCTTCATCGAGCCGGACGACGGCGGCGACGATGTCTTCTTTCATCGCGGCAGCAGCGCTCCGAGGGTCCAGTTCGAGGATTTCAGTGAAGGCGACGGCGTGCAGTTCCAGACCCGGTCAGGCGACAAGGGGCCGGTCGCCTTCGGCATGAAGCTCCGCTGA
- a CDS encoding polyprenyl synthetase family protein — translation MTRDDRQADTANPGRVAATRTFAEQFERLRGRYLPEVLALLEDVVGEAGLTASGLAEMCRYQFDTGGKRLRALLPLLVADCLEEDPAKALAMGAACEMVHNATLVHDDVQDGDETRRGRETVWRRFGVPRAIDLGDAMFYLAVLLAQRAPVSGEAREALARSLLLETLKVIDGQEQEFALRSDPRPTMDRYFAMVEAKTARLFVLAMAGAAELLGQGGRVIEGLTEAGRQLGILFQVQDDVLDLYGDKGRSERGGDIAEGKRSVLAVHALENATQDDARWLREVLDKDREATSAADVDRAAELFDRLGSLAFAVHEMRARQHAAVDAVAALGRPRLSAMVEGMSATVLEPIRGLV, via the coding sequence ATGACGCGCGATGACCGGCAGGCGGACACGGCGAACCCCGGTCGGGTGGCGGCGACGCGGACGTTCGCGGAACAGTTCGAGCGTTTGCGCGGGCGCTATCTCCCGGAGGTCCTCGCGCTTCTGGAGGACGTCGTTGGCGAGGCCGGCCTGACGGCTTCGGGGCTGGCGGAGATGTGCCGCTACCAGTTCGACACGGGCGGCAAGCGGCTGCGCGCGTTGCTGCCGCTGCTGGTGGCGGATTGCCTGGAAGAGGATCCCGCCAAGGCGCTGGCCATGGGCGCCGCGTGCGAGATGGTGCACAACGCCACCCTGGTGCACGACGACGTGCAGGACGGCGACGAGACGCGCAGGGGCCGGGAGACGGTGTGGCGGCGCTTCGGCGTGCCCCGCGCCATCGACCTCGGCGACGCGATGTTCTATCTGGCGGTGTTGCTGGCTCAGCGCGCGCCGGTGAGCGGCGAGGCGAGGGAGGCGTTGGCGCGGAGTCTGCTGCTCGAGACCCTGAAGGTCATCGACGGGCAGGAGCAGGAATTCGCGTTGCGCTCCGATCCGCGCCCGACCATGGATCGGTACTTCGCCATGGTCGAAGCGAAGACCGCGCGCCTGTTCGTTCTGGCCATGGCCGGCGCCGCCGAGTTGCTCGGCCAGGGAGGCCGCGTCATCGAGGGGCTGACGGAGGCGGGGCGCCAGCTCGGCATCCTGTTCCAGGTGCAGGACGACGTGCTCGACCTCTACGGAGACAAGGGCCGGAGCGAGCGCGGCGGCGACATCGCCGAGGGCAAGCGCAGCGTCCTGGCGGTCCATGCCCTGGAGAACGCGACACAGGACGACGCCCGATGGCTGCGCGAGGTGCTCGACAAGGACCGGGAGGCGACGTCCGCCGCGGACGTGGACCGGGCCGCCGAGTTGTTCGACCGCCTGGGGTCGCTGGCCTTCGCCGTTCACGAAATGCGCGCGCGCCAGCATGCGGCGGTGGACGCGGTGGCGGCGCTGGGGCGGCCGCGGCTGTCGGCCATGGTGGAGGGAATGTCCGCAACAGTGCTGGAGCCCATCCGCGGTCTCGTCTGA
- a CDS encoding aldehyde dehydrogenase family protein, translating to MKMFLAGEWVDRPRMQEVGNPYDDSVIDSVPKAGRDDVDRALAFAERGAAVMARMTAYERWQVLTRAAALMAERVDELGTLISAEEGKVLAEGKGEVRRAVETLTASAEEAKRIHGETVPLDADPSGAGKLAFTLRVPCGVVVAIGPFNFPLNLLCHKVGPAIAAGNAVVIKPASDTPLSGLKLTEILLEAGLPPEGVQCLTGSGGEIGDPLVADPRVRKITFTGSREVGENICRVAGIKKVTMELGSNCPLIVMPDADLDKVAAAVAATGYANAGQVCISTQRVLTDRRVYADFLGVLAPKVEALAVGSQLDTATQVGPMIKEAEAVRVEEWVNEAVGEGARVLAGGSRNGSVYAPTVVADVSRDMRLSRDELFGPAVAVTPFASIDEAIELANDTVFGLSAGIFTQNVDWAMRFAREVESGNLHINWGPQWRADVMPYGGLKESGFGKEGPRYAVEEMTELKTVVFHL from the coding sequence ATGAAGATGTTTCTTGCCGGAGAGTGGGTTGATCGCCCGAGGATGCAGGAGGTCGGCAACCCGTATGATGATTCCGTCATCGACAGCGTGCCCAAGGCCGGACGCGACGACGTGGACCGCGCCCTGGCCTTCGCCGAGCGCGGCGCCGCGGTCATGGCGCGCATGACCGCCTACGAGCGCTGGCAGGTGCTCACCCGGGCGGCGGCGCTGATGGCGGAGCGGGTGGACGAGCTGGGCACGCTCATTTCCGCGGAGGAAGGCAAGGTCCTGGCGGAAGGCAAGGGCGAGGTGCGCCGGGCGGTGGAGACCCTGACCGCGTCGGCCGAGGAGGCCAAGCGGATTCACGGCGAGACCGTGCCGCTGGACGCGGACCCCTCGGGTGCGGGAAAGCTGGCGTTCACGCTGCGTGTCCCCTGCGGCGTGGTGGTGGCCATCGGTCCCTTCAACTTCCCGCTCAACCTCCTGTGCCACAAGGTTGGTCCGGCCATCGCCGCGGGCAACGCGGTGGTCATCAAGCCCGCCTCGGATACGCCGTTGTCCGGGCTCAAGCTGACCGAGATCCTGCTCGAGGCGGGACTGCCGCCCGAGGGCGTCCAGTGCCTTACCGGCTCCGGCGGGGAGATCGGCGATCCGCTGGTGGCGGACCCGCGCGTGCGCAAGATCACGTTCACCGGTAGCCGCGAGGTCGGCGAGAACATCTGCCGCGTCGCCGGCATCAAGAAAGTCACCATGGAGCTGGGCTCCAACTGCCCGCTCATCGTGATGCCGGATGCGGACCTGGACAAGGTGGCCGCGGCCGTGGCCGCGACGGGCTACGCCAATGCCGGCCAGGTGTGCATCTCCACCCAGCGCGTGCTCACCGACCGGCGCGTCTACGCGGACTTCCTCGGCGTGCTGGCGCCCAAGGTCGAGGCGCTGGCCGTCGGCAGCCAACTCGACACGGCCACGCAGGTGGGTCCCATGATCAAGGAAGCCGAAGCGGTGAGGGTGGAGGAATGGGTCAACGAGGCCGTGGGCGAGGGCGCCCGCGTGCTGGCGGGGGGCTCGCGCAACGGCTCGGTATACGCGCCCACCGTGGTCGCCGACGTTTCCCGCGACATGCGGCTGTCGCGTGACGAGCTCTTCGGGCCGGCCGTGGCGGTGACGCCTTTCGCGTCCATCGACGAAGCCATCGAGTTGGCCAACGATACGGTCTTCGGGCTTTCGGCCGGTATCTTTACGCAGAACGTCGACTGGGCCATGCGCTTCGCCCGCGAGGTGGAGTCCGGCAACCTGCACATCAACTGGGGGCCGCAGTGGCGCGCCGACGTGATGCCCTACGGCGGGCTCAAGGAGTCGGGGTTCGGCAAGGAAGGGCCGCGCTACGCCGTCGAGGAGATGACCGAGCTCAAGACCGTGGTCTTCCACCTGTAG